From Symphalangus syndactylus isolate Jambi chromosome 5, NHGRI_mSymSyn1-v2.1_pri, whole genome shotgun sequence:
GGCCCTCTCTGTCCCCCTTCCCACCCTAACCGCCACTCAGTACACAGGGGGCGGCTGGTAGCCCTCGGTGGTCTCTGCATTCTGGGTGAAGGGTGGCTGTTGGTAGTTGTCCACAGATGCACCTGGGTAGGAGGCGTAGGCAGTGTTGGGGTCCGGAGTGGGGTCGACGTAGTTCTGGATGAAGTCGTCCACGCCAGCCTTGTAGCGCTGGTAGGCCAGGGAGGCCAGCACACCCCAGGAGAAGATGGAAAAGAAGCTGAAGGTGATGGCTGCCCTCGCAGAGTCGGCCCCCACCAGCACGTCCTCCGGGTCGGTGACCGCCCACTGGTTGGTGAGGAAGCAGAAACCAACAAACCACAGGAAGGTCCGGAGAGCTGAGAAGAGCAGGTCACCAATGACGAGGTACTTGCGGTCAGTGGGGTTGCTGATCTGGGGGAAATACGCGTCGACCACCAAGAGGAAGGCCGAGGCCAGGAAGGCCAGCACCCCGATGGCACTGCCATAGCAGCAGGCATCCTCGTTGTGGTTGAACACGCAGTACATCTGCTTAGACTTGTGGGTGTTGCTGTAGCCCTCGCCATAGATGCGGGAGAACACGATCAAGGTGAAGACTGTGGAGGGCGGGAAGGCGGGGCCCGGGACGCTGGACGCCGGCCCGGCTCGCCGCCAGGCCCCGGACGCAGCCGCTGCCACCTGTCGCGCTTGTGGGCTAGGGGTCCCGCCGGGCCTGGCGGCGGGGGCTCCCCGGGGTGCCCCTGGCCCGCCTTCCCCTGGCTCACCAAGCAcacggcgcgcgccaccacctgCGGCTGCGTCAGGAAGGGCCACAGGTCGAAGGAGCCGCCCGCCTTGGCCACGCCGTAGGCCCCGCTCTCCATGTCGCCGTCGCTGCCCAGCATTCAGTATTTAAATACTGTAACATTttcccatcttttctttttaagaaaattaaaactgagtgTGAGAATTTCTCTCACATTCAATAAATCATATCACTGTGCGTTATAAATCCTATCACTATAATATACGaagattttctttaaagatttgTTAATTCAGTAAGCAAAGCAGGACAGACacattatgaattttaaaaaataatttaggcctaaatattaatatttattcttcaGACCCTTTATTGTTGAGATATGACATCTACTAGATCAAATCTACTTTATTGGTGAGATATGACATCTACCAGATACGATATCTACTAGATCAAACCTAGATTCTTAGGTTTACACAGGCCAAACAAATCAGTGTCCCTTCTGTAAAATAATACTTGaagcaagaaaaatatatagagattCACATTGAATCTGGTTTATGTTTAAACTAGACTTAGTCCTGTAAGTCTGAAAATATGCTTATAATTACAAGTATTCTTAAAATATGTGTAAGTGCCtttttatgtttgaatttgatctAAAAGTGCCTACATTGCCCATAATACTCTCAAGTTTTCATAGGAGCAATagttccttaaaaaattttttttctccgcATTCCATAAATCTCATTAAAGACAATTGTTTTCCAATAACATGTACCATGTGAAAGGTATTTATTTTCCAGACTGCATTTACTGGAAAAAATGCACAAACCGCAATTGTTCagaataggaaaaatataaaatagtgctTAGAATCTTACGGTAGTACCCAAAACTACCCAAGTTGCTGTAATTATTGTGAAAAAAGTAATCGCAGTATTTgttcaatatttaaaaacacaatttattGAGAATCCATATTGCACATATCTGAATTCtaggaacattttaaaatttaatattgtcATATGAGCTACTAAtactttgtttacattttctctGTGAACTCACCCTTCTAACAGCTTACAGTTGAAGTGTTTGTAATAGACCACTGACCTGGCTTTGCTGGCTTCAGGCTACAGAAAACTACGGTCCTCACTTAACACAACAGTAGAGATATATCACCACTAGATGGTACTATGAGGTAATTATTAAATTCCACATTATTTCAACGTAGCATTGACAGTGACTTTTTCTGCAAGGAATAAATCACTCTTACTAGTCTTACCATTCCCATTAGCACCATCTACTCCTAACTTTAACTTCCTAAATCACCCCAGTAGGAAGAAATGACAGCCTTTGATTCATAACAAAATCTTTTACATAAAGTTTTtgaggttaaataaaatgtggcttCTGGGAAGTGATATTAATTCCCCATTTTCTTTCACAATTACCTTGAAGCTCAACAATATGTAAAGGAATGTAAACAAGAGTTTTCATAGCCAACTGAGtgattaaaagacaaaatagcaTTAACAAAAACCAGTTTTGCCGTTCTTCATGGTATATATAGTTGACAGCTAAAGCTTTTGCTTATTTTCATTGTTAAGTCTTACATGGAAAGAATATTTTGGTAGATAGGGTGAATTTTGTCTTTATCAATATGGTTCAAACAGCCAGCCTGTGGTTAATACTCTGTTTAATCCAAGCATGCGGTTCCCAGCAGCTTCTCCGATGGGCATTAGCACTGGGCTCAGTCACCCAGGAAAACACAATGGTTTCACTTCAGAGAGTATTTGAAGCCAACTGCACTCTGTGCTGCTAAATGTTGCCATTTTTCACTGAAAAGAATTCCACACTAATCATGTGTGAAGGTCATTTTGATTCTGGTTTGTAATACGTAGATACTGTTCCTATCTGCTTTTGTGGTCAATTGGTAAGAATGGTAATTCTCCAAGGCCTAAGTCAGCTCAGCTCACAGTAACTGCATTAGAAAAACTGTTTCCCCTTCAACCAACCCAGCATCTGAAAGATTCACATCAGGTCAGAGAGCAAAAATAATATAGACAAAAATCTGTTAAATAGGAAATACATTGACTTGGAAAATCCCCAaattaaataactgaaaagttATGTTTAAGTTTataaatcttttaatattttcattatgaaagaaCATGTTCCAGTAATGATTAATCATTTAGTTCAGTACTCTGAGAATTAAAGAATGCAGCCAATTTATAATAAGGAAATATTTCATTGTTgtctaaataaaaatttgaaaattgaatgtttattgaacatcatAGTGCAAAGTGTTGTGGGGAATGCAAAAATGTAAAAGGTAATTCTTACCCTCAagaacacatgtgcacacatccTCATTAAAGAAGACAagcatgaggccgggcgcggtggctcacgcttgtaatcccagcactttgggaggacgaggcgggcggatcacgaggtcatgagatccagaccacggtgaaaccccgtctctactaaaaatacaaaaaaattagccgggcgtggtggcgggcgcctgtagtcccagctactcggagaggctgaggcaggagaatggcgtgaacccgggaggcggagcttgcagtgagccgagatcgcgccactgcactccagcctgggtgacatagcgagattccgtctcaaaaaaataaataaataaaataaaataaataaataaataaagaagacaaGCACGAATTGTTTAAAACAGTACAAGGCCCCATATACCTAGATAGCAGACTGTCAGTCAGCAATGTTTAGGGTGTTGGATAAAAGAAGGCTCTTTGTGAGCGAGCATGAAGAGAGACTTCCTGGAAGCAATGTGACTTGAGCAGCTCACAGATCACTGGTTCCTGCCCTGACTGTGTATTGGAATTGCATCTGGAACATCAAAATACACTGATGCCCGAGCCCTGCCACAAGGGATTCTGATTTAGTTTATCTGGGTGCTCCCAGGTGAATCTAATAAATCATTGCCTTAGTGTTGGTCACATGTCTGGCTGATGGTTCAAGAATAGAGCTTGAGCCAGAATGTAAATCAACCACATCGCTTCACCCAGTGTTTAGTTCTGTTGGCGATGGTCTCGTGACATGTTGTGAGCCATGAAAGAAGCAGTTGGATGACTTCCCTTCTGGTGCAGGGTTCTCCTCTTCTTGGGGCCACATGTTGGGGCTGGCATGACTTTCCGTTTAGTTCACATTTCCCCCCTTTCAATGCACTTTATGTTTGTAAGTAAAAAAtcaatcttggccgggcgcagtggctcacgcctgaaatcccagaactttgggaggctgaggcaggcggatcatgaggtcaggaaatcgacaccatcctggctaatgtggtgaaaaccgcgtatctactaaaaatacaaaaaattagccaggtgtggtggcgggcacctttagtcccagctactcgggaggctgaggcaggagaatggcgtgaacctggaaggtgagcttgcagtgagccgagattgtgccactgcactccagcctgggcgacagagcaagactccatctaaaaaaaaaaaaaaaatcttccaatcttcaggctgggcacaatgaataatgctgtaatcccagtaacttgggtggctgaggtgggagggtcgcttgagcccaagagttcaagaccagcttgagcaacatagcaagaccccatctctaaaaataaatgtaaaaaaataaattccatcttcaattttgttctttctgtATTCTACAGCCTTGTTTGCCTGTGCATGCCCTTTATCATAGGACCTGCTGCAGAATATGTGCgccataaaattttttttgactctttattgtggaaattttcaaacatatacaaagtAAACACAATAGCGTAATAAACCCCATATGTGCCAAATACCCAGCTTCAACATTCAGCATTCTGCCATTCCAGGGTCTTCTGTAGCTCCCCCCACTCCCCTGCCCTTACTCAACCATtaatatttttacagttttattggAGGTAAAATTGACATATATCAAAATGCCATAATGACAAAGTAACAAAATTTAAgtaacaaaaaatatatgtaatatatatatatatatatttttttttttttgagactgagtcttgctcagttgcccaggctggagtgcagtggtacaatctgggctcactgcaagctccgcctcctgggttcacgccattttcctgcctcagcctcccgagtagctgggattacaggcatgcaccaccacacccagctaattttttttgtatttttagtagagatggggtttcaccatgttagccaggatggtctcgatctcctgacctggtgatccacccgtcttggcctcccaaagtgctgggattacaggcatgagccactgtgcccggcctattttttatttatttatttatttttgagatggagtctccctgcgacacccaggctagagtgcagtggcaccatgtcagctcactgcaaactccacttcccaggttcaagccactctcctgcctcagcctcccaagtggctaggattacagtcatgcaccaccaagcccggctaatttttgtatttgtagtagagatggagtttcaccatattggccaggctggtctcaaactcctgacctcaagtaatccacccaccttggcctcccaaagtgctgggattataggtgtgagccactgcacccggccttattttaACAAACACACACCTCTGTAACTCACACCCCTATCACGATATAGAGCATTTCCATCACTCCAGAAAGCTCCTTCATGTCCCTTTCCAGGTAACTAACCAGGAGCAACTAGTATGACCTTTATTTTATCCACTTTAGATGAATTTTGCCTATTCTAAAAACTCATCTAAGTGGAGCCCACAGTCTTTACTCTTTTGTGTCCAGATTCTTTTGCTCTACATAATTTCTACAAGGCTCAtccatttattaataataaatatttttggctgggcacagtggcctgtaatcctagcactttgggaggctgaggtgggtggatcacttgaggccaggagttcaagaccagcctggccaacatggtgaaaccccgtttctactaaaaataaaaaattagccaggcatggtggcaaaaggctataatcccagctacttgggaggctgaggcacaagaattgcttgaacctgggaggcagaggttgcagtgagctgagaccacaccactgcactccaccctgggtgatggagtcagaccctgttttgaaaaaaaaaaaaaaaagaatgagaatgagaaggaaaggagaggaagaggaagaagaggaaggagaaggaggagaaggaggaggagaagaaggagaagaaggagaaggagaaggagaagaatttTTTGACTTCCAGACTAGAAAGTGACAGTGAGAGCAGAGGGCTCACAGTAGAGAACAGATTGGGCGAGCAGGTTGGCCTCAGTCTGTGGAAGTCCTTGGAAGTCAGGAAAAGGGACCTTTACTCTATTTTCCTGGCACCAAGTTAACAGCCTTCTTCATAATTGCTGAGCAGGGCCTGGGAACTGATTCTCTGCCACCATGTCCCACTCTCCACTGCTTTCATGAGTCACCACTGTGCCACTGAGTAGCGGTGCCTATTGCCAACGCTACTTGGAGCTGGCGCATGCACATCCCCTCCTGAAGAGCTGGCATAACTCCAAGTCCCATCCCACACCCCCTGGAAGGATGGGAAGACCAAGCTCAGAACTTGGCACATGCCTCTGAAAGATCGTTCACGCCTCCTTGAGGTGGTGGAGCTGGAAAGGCAAAGGTCAGGAAGATCAGTCAGGAAGCCATGGGCCAGGGCTGGGTGCCAGGAGCAGTTGGGGCCCTGATTTGGTAACTTTGGACCTGGCCCTATATTGCTAGGGAAAGGAATCAAATTATCTTACAGGGCTGCCAAGGCTGTTTTGATTTGTGCGGGTGCAATGCAAGGTCAGAAATACCACAATGCAACTATCAAATGCAGGAGCGATAAAAAATTTGCTGACCAGATCAGCTTAGACATGCAGCACTTAGGTTCTGGAATAGAAATCCAGGTCAGGGACACAGAAGAATACAGTCTGGACCCAAGCCAAGTTTGGGAGCACAGGAAGTCCAAGGTGAAAGAGTGAGTGGAGTGTTATTTCCCAGCAAAAAGCTAGAGCAGGATTAGACTGGAGACACAGTTGTCCAGCAGGAGAAAGGGTGCCTGGAGGCACGTACCAAACAATAGCTTCCTCCCTAAGTGGCCCATTACCTTCTCTCAAATTCCAGAAAAGCATAAATTTTGAGGCCTTGGAAGGGTGGGAGAACTTCTAGGTGCCTTATGGTAACGGATAGGATCAAAGAGTTGGAAACTGGGTGTATTAATTGtctgttgctgcataacaaatcacaccaaaacttagtggcttgaaaagcacatttattatttcatagtttctgtgggtcaggtaTCCAGCTACAGTTGAGTTGGGTTATCCAGCTCAAGACTTCTCACAAGGCCACTGCTAGTAAAGAATCAAGAACCTCATCCTAACATCTTGCAAagaactgaatcctgccaacaaccatgtGAGTGAGGTTGGAAGCAAATCCTTTTCTTGTTGAACCTTCAGATGAAACCACAGCCCTGTCTGACAGCCCTGCAGCAGACTCATTTGTTTTGCAGACATGTGCAATGAAGCTAAGAATACATGTCCTGAACATGGTCAAAACAGGATGCTTCCTAATCCATGTCCATGGCTTGCCTTCTTTCTAGAGCTCTCCCATGGCTCACATGGCTGTGAATTCTGGTTCTGATGCCATGCCATTAGTTCATACACCATGATTATAACTGAATTCATCATCTGGGTCCTAAATGATTTCCAtcctcctgtctttttttttttttttttttttttgagacggagtctcgctctgttgcccaggctggagtgcagtggcgcaatctcggctcactgcaagctccgcctcccaggttcacgccattctcctgcctcagcctctctgagtagctgggactacaggcgcccgccaccacgcccggctaattttttttttgtagttttagtagagacggggtttcaccatggtctcgatctcctgacctcgtgatccgcccgcctcggcctcccaaagtgctgggattacaagcgtgagccaccgcgcccggcccttcctgTCCTATTTTGGTCAAGAGTATTTCTACTTCTCCAGTCCCCTAGTATGGTACGCAGCTTCCAGCATGGCTCCCAGTGATCCCCGTCTCCTTGTCTTCATGCCCGTGTGTAGTTCCTTCTCCTTGTGTATATGGGCTGGACTCAGTGACTTGGttttaatgaataaaacacaGCAAGGGTAATGGATGCCACTTTGGAAATTAGATTATAACAGACAGTGACTTCCATCTTGTTCAGactcttttcacatgctttcTCTGACAAAGCAAGCTGGAGAGAGTCACATGGCAAGAAACTGAGTTCTGGAACCAATACCCCCCAGATGCCAAGGGATGACTGTTTTGTTATTGTTAGTATTGTTGCTTTGAACAATTGTTCATCAGAAGAGATCAAAGCTTCGGAAACCACTTTGGCTCTTTCCACTCCTGTTTCCAGTAGAGCTAATCCCTATATCGTCTTCTTTATGACTGTGAGATTCTCATCTTCATCTCACTCTCCACacccctcctgggttcaggccttGCTGTCCTCAGGCCAGGGACACATCCAGCCCTCATGCTTGTCTCCATGTGCCCCTCTGCTTGCCAGGTCTCCCTTCTAAAACACTTCTTGTCACCTCTGTATAAGGCACAGTTCAGGGTCACTCTTTGTGTAAGGCACAGAGCTCTCAGCCCACCCTTGGGGGCTCCTACTGCCACCCATTTGTCTTTCCCGGCCAAGCCTCACCCAGCCAACCCCATGGTCCCTCTTCCATGCCCACTGCTCTGCTGATCTTTGCCTCTGTGTCCTTCTCCTCTCGTGTGCGTGGAAGCGGTGCCCAGTTCCCCTGTCTCTGAGACCTCCCATCCACCAGGATCGTTTACTATTGACTTTCCTCAGCACTTTTGTACTTGATATTTTCaccctctctttctgtcttaaATATTGACTTGAAATCATTATCTAGTCATTTTTTAATCATAGATATCACTCACTGAAGATACAGTTAATCTTCACAACTGCTGTGCAAAGTAGATGTGATGATCTCCATTTTATGActggggaaactgaagttcaaggccacacagctaataagagTCACTGCCAATATCCAAGCCCAGGCCCATATACTCGTTCCTACCCAGGGCTCCACTGACTTCTCCTCCATTTGATTGGGAAACACCCTGTTCTCCAAATCTTCTGAATCCTCACAATAATTGGGGATTTTACTCTAGAGTAGAAAACAAAGTGATATGTGCAAATTTCTGACAGACACATACATTTCaaccacaatttattaaatattgaccAAGTTAAATGGATAGCAAggttaatttatattttgtaaaaaaaaagtaatgaaaatgttatatttttggtAACACTGCATGTCCGTATCAAATATAGGTgttgaaaattttccatttctgGTCAGTTAAGTCTGACTCTGTTCCATTAAATATCTACATTAAATGAAGTACCATACTGTCTTAAGATTTATGCATTTATATGAATAGACTCCAGGGTGTAACACTTTAATCTATAAAAAGTACTAACTAAAAGTAACCGTTGCCATGGCAACACACTGCTTGCATTAGTAGCCTTCAAAGGCAAAGCACTTTTGGAAATGAGCATTTACTGATGCCCCAGACAAACCGAAACTCAACGGAATGGATTTTAAATCACCGTTAACACTTGGAGCTTCATTCCTAGGTTTAAAGTAGATCACAGAGCTTCACagcacatatattatttttcacttaaaggagAGTATTTCATTAGTGAGTGACTGCTGATTTTCTATACACATTTTGAGAAACTCAAAAAGATAGATTTTAAAGTGAATCTAGAGAGCAAGGTCCTAGAAGAGCTATGAACATTTGGCAACACAAGAGTGAGGGAGAATAGAGCCCTCTCCCTGCATGAAGTCATTGCACAAAGTCAGAGTGATAAGACAATTTGGTCCCGGCAGAGGAAACATAAAGAGATGGATGCAGCCTGCAAGAGCCCAAAATTGCCCTCATGGACCTTGGATGGGCACAGGAAAGCAGTGGCACACAAGACCTGTTGGGAGACGATGGATGTGTAGATGAATCTGTTAACAGCAATGATGGGGAAACCCCCTCATTAGATGGAGAGCATAGAGTTGGATCCCTGCCCCACGCTGTGTAACAAAGGCAAAGTCCTATTGGATTCACTACCCACATATGGGAAGGAAATCCACAACCCAGATACCAAAAGGTGAGGGGAAATGTCTCTGAGACTTCAGGGAAGAGATTTCTTAAACAAGACTCCAAATGCACATATTACAGGGCAAAATGTGATGAACACAACcatataaaaactaaacatttatggtgtgttagtccattgtcacactgctctaaagaactaactgaggctaggtaatttatgaagaaaagagatttaattgactcatagtcctacaggatgtacaggaagcacggctcggaggcctcaggaaatttacaatcatggtggaaagcgaaggggaagcaggcacatcttactatggtggagcaggagagacagcaaagggggaagtgtcacacacttttaaaccatcagatctcgtgagaactcgtgagctgaggtaggaagattggcagcacagtgaaacaccatctctacaaaatttttaaattgaccaggcattgtggtgcatgcctacacttctagctacttgggaggctgaggcaggaggattgcttgagcccagaaattcaaggttacagtaagctatggtcacaccactgcactacagcctgggcagtagagcaagatcctgtctcaagaaaaacctAAACATTTCTGTTCAGTGAAGACATCTTAATCAAAGTTAGCAGAAACAATTTTCTGGAAGAAGatatttgaaatgaataaaattgacaagggattaatatacAGACCAACACTATCCAAGATAATTGGCTATGATGATGGAAATGGTGTAGGTCTATGTTGGTCACTGGATAGTTGTggttactgagcacttgaaatgtgaggAGGGTGACTGAGGGGCtaaatttttaattctatttaactttagttattattattattattattattattattattattttagatagggtctcagtcacacaggc
This genomic window contains:
- the LOC129482540 gene encoding putative synaptogyrin-2 like protein isoform X2, which encodes MESGAYGVAKAGGSFDLWPFLTQPQVVARAVCLVIFTLIVFSRIYGEGYSNTHKSKQMYCVFNHNEDACCYGSAIGVLAFLASAFLLVVDAYFPQISNPTDRKYLVIGDLLFSGCAGLPGLPALQGWRGRLHPELRRPHSGPQHCLRLLPRCICGQLPTATLHPECRDHRGLPAAPCVLSGG
- the LOC129482540 gene encoding putative synaptogyrin-2 like protein isoform X1 codes for the protein MESGAYGVAKAGGSFDLWPFLTQPQVVARAVCLVIFTLIVFSRIYGEGYSNTHKSKQMYCVFNHNEDACCYGSAIGVLAFLASAFLLVVDAYFPQISNPTDRKYLVIGDLLFSALRTFLWFVGFCFLTNQWAVTDPEDVLVGADSARAAITFSFFSIFSWGVLASLAYQRYKAGVDDFIQNYVDPTPDPNTAYASYPGASVDNYQQPPFTQNAETTEGYQPPPVY